In Senegalia massiliensis, one genomic interval encodes:
- a CDS encoding phage holin family protein has translation MVPVLYFLGYVLKNTNLLNDKYIPIAITLLSIGITPA, from the coding sequence ATGGTACCAGTTTTATATTTTTTAGGTTATGTATTGAAAAACACTAATCTATTAAATGACAAATATATACCTATAGCTATTACATTATTATCTATAGGTATAACACCTGC